The Leptospira ellinghausenii genome contains the following window.
GGGTGCAGGTGGACCAGGCGGAGCCAAAAAGAAAGTTTTTGATAAAGAAAAAGGCGGAAGGGAAGAAAATGAAAACACTAAGTTTTTCAAACAATCCTTTCGCAAACAAAAGGCCCAAGCAGCAGCTCTTGCCGCTGTACCAAAAGAAATCTCAATTTTAGAAAACATCCAAGTGGGTGAGATTGCGAAAAAACTAAACCTGAAACCAGGGGAAGTGATCAGTAAACTCATGAAAATGGGGATGATGGTTACGATCAATAATGTGATCGATGCCGAAACTGCGTCCATTCTTGCTGACGATTACGGCTGTAAGGTGAAGATCGTTTCTCTTTACGACGAAACCGTCATTGAAGAAGAAAAAGACGATCCGGCAGATTACATCACTCGTCCACCTGTTGTCACCATCATGGGTCACGTTGACCATGGTAAAACAAAACTCCTCGATACGATTCGGTCTTCCCGAGTGGCAGAAGGGGAATCTGGTGGGATCACACAGCACATTGGTGCCTACCAAGTAGAAACGGAACGTGGAAAAATTGCCTTCCTCGATACACCGGGTCACGAAGCTTTTACTTCGATGAGAGCACGTGGTGCCTCCGTAACCGACATTGTTGTCTTAGTGGTTGCAGCCGACGACGGGGTCATGCCTCAAACCATTGAAGCGATCAACCATGCCAAAGAAGCAGAAGTTCCAATCATTGTTGCGGTCAACAAAATTGACCTACCAGCAGCAAACCCCGAAAAGGTGAGACAAGAACTTTCGAATTATGGATTACAACCAGAAGAATGGGGTGGAACAACTATCTTCTGTGATATATCAGCAAAAAGTAATATTGGAATTGATAAACTCCTTGAGATGCTCATCATCCAAGCAGAACTCCTCGATCACAAAGCCAATCCGAAACGAAAAGCAAAAGGAACCATTGTGGAAGCAAAACTCGATCCAGGTCGTGGTGCTGTGGCAACGGTTCTCATCCAAAACGGAACACTCCGTGTGGGTGATGCCTTTGTTGCAGGAGTGCATGCAGGACGTGTTCGTGCGATGTATGACGACCTCGGTCGTTCCATCAAAGAAGCGGGTCCATCCTTTCCAGCTCTCGTAACCGGTCTTGATGGAGTTCCTGATGCAGGGGCTCCATTTGATGTGGTAATCGATGACAAAGAAGCACGAACCATCTCTCATAGCCGTCAAGATTATGAAAGACTCGGCCAATCGAAAAATGCGGCCACTCGTGTGACACTTGACAATATGAGTGAGATCATCAAACAAGGTGCCCTCAAAGAACTCAAAGTCATCATCAAAGCAGACGTTCGTGGATCGACAGAAGCGGTAAAAGAAGCTCTCGAAAAACTTTCGACTGCAGATGTTCGCCTCAATGTAATCCATGCAGGAACAGGTGCGATTGTGGATTCCGACATCATCCTAGCTTCGGCATCAAATGCGATCGTGATTGGTTTCCATACACGTGCGAATCCAAAAACGGTTTCCCTTGCTGAGAAAGAAAAGGTCGAAATCAAATACTATAGCATCATCTACGATGTGGTCAATGAAGTGAAAGCGTCCATGGAAGGAATGCTCGAACCTGAAAAAGTGGAAAACATCATTGGTAAGGTCGAAATCCGCGATGTATTCAAAATCTCCAAAGTGGGGAACATTGCAGGTTGTATGGTGAAATCCGGTAAGGTGACCAAACAAGCATACGTTCGTGTGATTTCCAGCGAAACAGGTGAGATCACTTGGGAAGGGAAAATCAAAAACCTCAAACGTATGAAAGACGATGTGGCTGATGTTCTCACTGGATTTGAGTGTGGTATCTTACTCGATGGATTCAATGACTTCTCTGTGGGTGACGAAATCGAAGCATACGAGATTCGCGAGATTGCTCGTAAACTGTAAGGCGGCCTAAATGAATCCCATTCGAATGAAAAAACTCGAATCGGAGATCATTCGCCTCATCTCTTCTGCGATTCTCGAAGGAAAGGTAAAAGACCCAAGGGTCTTTTTACCAAGTTTCCATCGCATTGAAATCAGCGAAGACTTACGGTATGCGAAGGTCTACTTCACCGCCCTTTGTAATAACAACGAACGAAAAAAACTCACACAAGGACTTGTTTCTTGTGCGGGATTTTTATCCTCGCTTGTCGGAAAAAACCTCCACTTACATACGAACCCAAAGTTTAGTTTTGTCTGGGATAATAATTACATCAAAAGTTTAGAAGTGAACCGCCTCATCGATGAGTCGGCTCCGAAAACACTTTTTGAAGAACTCCATCCCGATGAAACAGATGATGAGGAAGTAGGCACTGATGAAGAGCCGGACGATTCAGAAACGGAAACCACTGATTCGAATTCGGATTTTCCCCCAAAAGAAATCCAATAACTAGCACCTAGAGTTTGTTTGGTGAACGCTGATGGCAAAACCCTATGTATCAGGATTTTTATTTGTTTATAAACCACCAGGAATTACGAGTTCCGATTTGGTTTTAAAAACCAAACGTTTGTTAAGTCAAAAATCGGTGGGGCATACGGGAACTCTTGACCGATTTGCCGAAGGTTTACTCATTTTACCTTGCGGGGATTATACTGCTTTCTCCCAAGTATTCTTAGGAAAAGACAAAACCTATTTGGCAGAAGTGATTGTGGGTTTGCGTACCGACTCAGGTGACCCGGATGGAATGGTAGAAGTTGACGAACGTGAATCCTCTCGTAAAACATTTGAATCGCTTTTTTCCATCCACAGATTGGAAGAAGAACTACAAAACCTGACAAAACTCACAACCCAAAAAGCACCCAAAATTTCGGCTCTGAAAGTCGGGGGCAAACGCCAATCTGACCTTTTTCGAGAAGGAACGGTGGTGGAAGAAAAGGAACGGAACATCACCATCCATTCCGTTAAAGACATCCATAAAACGGAGTTCGGGTTTTCGTTTCGAGTCCATGTCAGCTCAGGTACCTACATTCGAAAACTAGTCCTCGACCTTTCCGACAAATGGGGGATCCCACTTTCTCTCGGCAGGCTTGTCAGGGAATCGATTGGAGAGTACGGTGTAACTGGTGCCAAAACTCTGGATACGATCACAGCGGGTGACCTAAAAGATTGGAAAGAGGTATTCCCTTTGCCCTTACGGATTGTGGACGAAACCGAAAAAAAAGCGGTGATCCACGGGGGGTATATTTGGGATAAATTGCCGAAAGCAGACGCTCTAGGGTTTTACATCGTAGACTCGGACCAGTCGACCATCCTTGCTTGGTGTTCTTACGAAGAGAAACCGAACCACATTCCTTACCGCTACCGAAAAGTATTTTTTGACCCTTCTGCAAAAATTATGTTTTCTAAATGAGTCGTTCTTAAAACCTGGACACTAGTATGATCACAAAAGAACAAAAACAGCAGATCATTGCTACATTCGGTAGCAAACCAAACGACACAGGTTCTGCAGAAGTACAAATCGCTCTTCTCGACTCTCGTATTAAAGACCTTACGGAACACTTCAAAGCAAATAAGAAGGACTTCCACTCTCGCCGTGGCCTCATCGCTATGGTAAACCAGAGAAAGAGTTTGTTGGAATACCTAAAACGTTCCAACTTAGAAAGTTATAAAAAGCTGATTGAAAAACTCGGCCTTAGGAAATAATTCCTATGGCTACAGAGTTCACTGGTGTTTGGGGTAGAGATTCCATTACCCTAGAGACCGGCAAGTGGGCGAAACAAGCTCACGGGTCGGTTGTATACAAAACCGGAAATTTGGTCCTGCTTGCCACTGTTTGTGCAGCGGACGAACCAAAAGAAGGACAAGATTTTTTCCCTCTCACATGCGAATACACGGAAAAAGCTTACTCAGTAGGTCGTTTCCCTGGTGGTTACTTCAAACGCGAAGCAAAACCTGCCGAACACGAAGTATTACTCTCTCGTATCATCGACAGACCTATCCGTCCGATGTTCCCAGAAGGTTACTTCTCGGAAGTCCAACTTCTTGTACAAGTATTATCCGCAGACAAACAAGTATCAGTCCAAGGCCATGCGATTAACGCAGCTTCGGCGGCACTCTCTGTTTCTTCCATTCCCTTTGCAGGCCCGATTGCGGGTGCTCGTATCGGAAGGATTGCTGGTGAGTTTATTTTAAACCCAACCAACGAAGAAATCACAAAATCCGATTTGGATTTGGTGGTAGCAGGAACAAAAGATGCCATCGTCATGATCGAAGGGGAAGCAAGTGAAATCTCCAAAGAAGACATGATGGCAGCCCTTCGTTTTGCACAAGAACAGCTGAAAGTGGCTGTGATGATGCAAGAAGAATTGGCTAAGAAAAATGGTACGGTTAAAAAAGAAGTCGTTTTAAAAACTCCTGACAAAGAACTCCATGCAAAAATTCGTGAGTTCGCATTCGAACGTTTAACAGCTGCAAATAAAAACGCAGACAAAGCAAAACGTAACGATGACATCAAAGCCATTAACAAAGAAACGGTTGAACATTTTAAAACCTTACTTGCTCCAGAAGACAAATCCAAAGAAATCAAACATTTCCTTCATGAATTAGAATACGAAGTTGTTCGTGAACTCGTGTTAGGTGAAGGGATTCGTTTTGACGGTCGTAAAACAAATGAAATCCGACAAATCTCCTGTGAGATTGATGTCCTTCCTGGTCCCCATGGTTCAGCTGTTTTCACAAGAGGGCAAACACAGTCCCTTGGGGTCATGACTCTTGGAACGACTTCGGACAACCAACGATACGAAACACTCGAAGGTTCCAAAGAAAAGAACTTTATGTTACACTATAACTTCCCTGCGTTTTCTGTGGGAGAAGTGCGACGTAACTCTGGCCCTGGAAGGCGAGAAATTGGTCATGGGAATCTAGCAGAACGTGCCATTAAAAAAGTCCTTCCATCGCAAACCGAGTTTCCGTATGTGATACGACTTGTGTCAGAAATTTTAGAATCCAATGGATCTTCCTCCATGGCATCCGTTTGTTCGGGAACACTCGCACTTATGGCGGGTGGGGTTCCGATTTCTGGCCCTGTATCTGGAATTGCAATGGGACTTTTCAGTGATGAAAAAGGTCGTTTTGCGGTTCTATCTGACATTGCTGGGATCGAAGACCACTTTGGTGATATGGACTTCAAACTTGCGGGAACAAAAAAAGGCATCACTGCTTTCCAAATGGACCTAAAAGTGAATGGTCTTGGTCTCGAAGTGTTACAAAAGGCCATCGAACAAGCAGAAGTGGGTCGTGACCATATCCTTGGTGAGATGAACAAAGCGATATCTTCTGTAAAAGGAAACTTAAGCGAGAACGCTCCTCGTATCACCCAAAAACAAATTCCAAAAGATCGAATCGGAGAACTCATTGGCCCTGGTGGGAAAATGATCCGAGCTATCATCGAACAATCTGGTTCGGAAATTTCAGTGGATGATTCTGGAAAGGTAACCATTGCCTCTCCAAGTGAAGAGTCCAAAGAAAAAGCCATTGCCATGATCGATGGAATCTTTGAAGAGATTGAAGTGGGTAAAATTTACGAAGGGGTCATCAAACGAATCGCTGACTTTGGTGCTTTTGTTGAAATTTTACCAGGAAAAGAAGGGCTTTGCCACATCTCTAAACTAGATGTGAAACGAGTTCAATCTGTTCGTGATATTGTTTCCGAAGGGGAAAAAATCAAAGTGAAAGTAATTTCCGTTGATAAAATGGGAAAAATTGATCTTTCGAGAAAGGATGTCCTTTTAGACAACTAAACAACAGTCCCCAAACTTCTGTTTGGGGGGAGTGAACCAAATGGCACCCGTCATTGAATGCAAACGAACTGTATTGCCAAATGGTCTTACAGTTCTTTTCCAACCTATGAAACACGCATCCTCTATGGGGGTGGGTGTTTTTTTAAAACAAGGCAGTCTTGCCGAAACCAATTCCGAACATGGTTACTTTCACTTTTTAGAGCATATGCTCTTCAAAGATACTGAAACTCGCACAAGTAAAGAAATTGCTGAATCCATTGAACGAGTGGGTGGGATTTTGAA
Protein-coding sequences here:
- the truB gene encoding tRNA pseudouridine(55) synthase TruB, yielding MAKPYVSGFLFVYKPPGITSSDLVLKTKRLLSQKSVGHTGTLDRFAEGLLILPCGDYTAFSQVFLGKDKTYLAEVIVGLRTDSGDPDGMVEVDERESSRKTFESLFSIHRLEEELQNLTKLTTQKAPKISALKVGGKRQSDLFREGTVVEEKERNITIHSVKDIHKTEFGFSFRVHVSSGTYIRKLVLDLSDKWGIPLSLGRLVRESIGEYGVTGAKTLDTITAGDLKDWKEVFPLPLRIVDETEKKAVIHGGYIWDKLPKADALGFYIVDSDQSTILAWCSYEEKPNHIPYRYRKVFFDPSAKIMFSK
- the infB gene encoding translation initiation factor IF-2, translating into GGGYQGNRGARPIGQSGPGSGGRPPGDAPFGAPPGGLPGAGGPGGAKKKVFDKEKGGREENENTKFFKQSFRKQKAQAAALAAVPKEISILENIQVGEIAKKLNLKPGEVISKLMKMGMMVTINNVIDAETASILADDYGCKVKIVSLYDETVIEEEKDDPADYITRPPVVTIMGHVDHGKTKLLDTIRSSRVAEGESGGITQHIGAYQVETERGKIAFLDTPGHEAFTSMRARGASVTDIVVLVVAADDGVMPQTIEAINHAKEAEVPIIVAVNKIDLPAANPEKVRQELSNYGLQPEEWGGTTIFCDISAKSNIGIDKLLEMLIIQAELLDHKANPKRKAKGTIVEAKLDPGRGAVATVLIQNGTLRVGDAFVAGVHAGRVRAMYDDLGRSIKEAGPSFPALVTGLDGVPDAGAPFDVVIDDKEARTISHSRQDYERLGQSKNAATRVTLDNMSEIIKQGALKELKVIIKADVRGSTEAVKEALEKLSTADVRLNVIHAGTGAIVDSDIILASASNAIVIGFHTRANPKTVSLAEKEKVEIKYYSIIYDVVNEVKASMEGMLEPEKVENIIGKVEIRDVFKISKVGNIAGCMVKSGKVTKQAYVRVISSETGEITWEGKIKNLKRMKDDVADVLTGFECGILLDGFNDFSVGDEIEAYEIREIARKL
- the pnp gene encoding polyribonucleotide nucleotidyltransferase codes for the protein MATEFTGVWGRDSITLETGKWAKQAHGSVVYKTGNLVLLATVCAADEPKEGQDFFPLTCEYTEKAYSVGRFPGGYFKREAKPAEHEVLLSRIIDRPIRPMFPEGYFSEVQLLVQVLSADKQVSVQGHAINAASAALSVSSIPFAGPIAGARIGRIAGEFILNPTNEEITKSDLDLVVAGTKDAIVMIEGEASEISKEDMMAALRFAQEQLKVAVMMQEELAKKNGTVKKEVVLKTPDKELHAKIREFAFERLTAANKNADKAKRNDDIKAINKETVEHFKTLLAPEDKSKEIKHFLHELEYEVVRELVLGEGIRFDGRKTNEIRQISCEIDVLPGPHGSAVFTRGQTQSLGVMTLGTTSDNQRYETLEGSKEKNFMLHYNFPAFSVGEVRRNSGPGRREIGHGNLAERAIKKVLPSQTEFPYVIRLVSEILESNGSSSMASVCSGTLALMAGGVPISGPVSGIAMGLFSDEKGRFAVLSDIAGIEDHFGDMDFKLAGTKKGITAFQMDLKVNGLGLEVLQKAIEQAEVGRDHILGEMNKAISSVKGNLSENAPRITQKQIPKDRIGELIGPGGKMIRAIIEQSGSEISVDDSGKVTIASPSEESKEKAIAMIDGIFEEIEVGKIYEGVIKRIADFGAFVEILPGKEGLCHISKLDVKRVQSVRDIVSEGEKIKVKVISVDKMGKIDLSRKDVLLDN
- the rbfA gene encoding 30S ribosome-binding factor RbfA encodes the protein MNPIRMKKLESEIIRLISSAILEGKVKDPRVFLPSFHRIEISEDLRYAKVYFTALCNNNERKKLTQGLVSCAGFLSSLVGKNLHLHTNPKFSFVWDNNYIKSLEVNRLIDESAPKTLFEELHPDETDDEEVGTDEEPDDSETETTDSNSDFPPKEIQ
- the rpsO gene encoding 30S ribosomal protein S15, translating into MITKEQKQQIIATFGSKPNDTGSAEVQIALLDSRIKDLTEHFKANKKDFHSRRGLIAMVNQRKSLLEYLKRSNLESYKKLIEKLGLRK